CAGCAGTTTTCTGGCTCTATGGGATATTAAGTCTAATTCCGATAATCGGCTGATTTAATGAAAAAATACTAAGTCATATCAAGTCCGGATAATATCAAGTCCGGTTTCCGCAAGCGGACATAAAAATTTGTTAAGAAGCGGGCAAGATGCCCGCACTCCTCGAATTCTTTGATATGACTGGAGTGGGAGCATCTTGCTCCCTGGATTTTTAATTAGGGTATTTCCGCTTCGCGGACATGAACAATCGGACTTGATATCAACTGCGATCGCTAAATTGCTCCAGTAACTCTTGCCGAGACTTTTGCAACATCAAGGAAAACACTTCTTCAGTCGGCAAAGCTACGAGTTTGGGTACAATCTCCTCTAATTCAGGGTCAATGGTCTGAAAACGGAACCTCATCAAGTTTTCCACCGTTTTTCGGCGCTCTTGTTCAATACCTTGTTGTAAAACCGTTTTTCTCGCCTGTTCCAGTAATTCTCGGTATAAAGGTGATGCTTCTAGTACCGACATATCCCACCTCAGAATTTGTTTAACTAGATTGGTGTCCAATACAAAATTAGCAAAAAAACCGAGCAACGTCTCGAAGTCTTGCAACTGTATAATTAATAAATAACTTAAACACCGGCAGGGGATCTAAAGATCGGGCGATCGCCAGTTCCCTTACCGGTGCTTAAAGAAAAAAGATACTATTCTCGATTTAGAAGAGTCCCAAGGTCAGAGATTTATCGATAGGTAAAGCCGCGCCAATACCTAACCACAGGGTAACTAGGGTTCCAAAGAGGAAAACCGCAGTGGCTACAGGACGACGGAACGGATTTTGGAATTTGTTCACATTTTCGATAAAAGGAACCAGGATTAGGCCCAGGGGAATCGAAGCCATCATCAGAACCCCCAACAGTTTATTGGGAACCGTTCTCAGGATTTGGAATACGGGATAGAAGTACCACTCAGGCAAAATTTCCAGGGGAGTGGCGAAGGGATCGGCAGGTTCGCCGATGAAGGCGGGATCGAGTACCGCTAGGGCAACGATACAGCCGAGAGTTCCCACAATAACTACGGGGAAGGTATACAGCAGGTCATTGGGCCAGGCGGGTTCACCATAGTAATTATGGCCCATACCTTGGGCGAGTTTTTCCCGGAGCTTGGGATCGGATAAAGCGGGTGGCTTTTGAATAGACATGGTTCAATCAATTAATAAATGGGACGATTATATCGAGGTCAAGGGGTTTTAGGGTTGATATAGCTAGTCTAAATGAGTTGTGCAAGAGGAAATGCCCTCTCCCTAAATCCCTCTCCCACGGGAGAGGGACTTTTTCCCCCTTCTCCCTTCGACTTCGCTCCCTTCGACTTCGCTCAGGGCAAGCAGGGCAGCGCCTGCGGGAGAAGGGGGCAGGGGGATGAGGGGCAGCCATTACATAACTCATTTAGGATCGCTATAGTTATCCCTATTCCCCATTCCCTAGCGCGAAGCGCTTTACAAGGGGCCGGAGATCCCTTGTTTACGAATCATTAAGAAGTGAGCCAACATGAAGACGGCGATCGACCAAGGCAGGACGAAAATATGAAGGCTATAGAAGCGGGTTAGGGTCGCTTGGCCTACACTTTCACCGCCTCGCATCAGTTCAACTACCAGGTCTCCAACCACAGGAACAGCAGCAGGAACACCACTTACGATTTTAACGGCCCAATACCCGACCTGATCCCAAGGGAGAGAATAGCCGGTTACTCCGAAGGTTACGGTGATGACAGCTAGGACAACTCCGGTTACCCAAGTTAGCTCGCGGGGTTTTTTGAAGCCTCCGGTAAGGTACACTCGGAAGATGTGCAGAATCATCATCAGTACCATCATACTGGCAGACCAACGGTGGATGGAGCGGATTAACCATCCAAAGCTGACTTCATTCATGATGTATTGAATGGAGCTGAAGGCTTCCGCTACCGTAGGTTTGTAGTAGAAGGTCATGGCGAATCCCGTGGCAAACTGGATTAGGAAGCACACGAGGGTAATTCCACCGAGACAGTAGAAGATATTAACGTGAGGAGGGACGTATTTGCTGGTGATGTCGTCGGAGATGGCTTGGATCTCTAGACGTTCTTGAAACCATTGAAAGGTTTTTGACTCTCTTACCTGCTTGGTAAACATGCGGTTAACGATCCTATGAAAGATTAATGCGCTCTTATAGAAATGTAACATAGCCAAAGTAATGATAAAACAGGTGATGGTAAAGCGATTTTTTTGGGTGGCGTGTTTTCTGGTTCTCTATCTGGCGATCGCCCTTGGGGGTTCGATCTCCCCAGCCTATGCTCTGACTCAAGAACAGAAGCTCTACAATGAGGTGTGGCGCATTGTGAATCGGTCTTATTTGGATGAGACCTTTAATCATCAAAATTGGTGGTTCGTGCGCCAGAAGGCTCTGAAAAAGCCGCTCAGGAGTCGCGAGGAAACCTATGCGGCCATTGACGAAATGCTCAAGAGTTTGGGCGATCCCTTTACCCGGTTTTTGCCTCCCCAGTCCTATCGAAGCTTGCAGGTGACCACTTCAGGAGAGTTGAGTGGGGTGGGGTTGCAGATTGCGTTAGATCCCCAAACTGGCTTACTGACAGTAATTGCGCCGATCGCCGGCTCGCCAGCAGAAATGGCAGGACTGCAACCGCGCGATCGCATTATTGCTATTGATGGCGTTTTGACCCGTGACTTGACCATTGAGGAGGCCGCCAACCGGATGCGGGGGCCGACGGGAACGGTGGTTACCCTAACCATTGAGAGCGATCGCGGCAAACAGCATACCGTGGAGATTACCCGCGACCATATTACCCTCAATCCGGTGATAGCCGATTTGCGAACAATCGACTCCAAATCTGGCTCAACGCCTATTGGTTATATTCGCTTAACTCAGTTTAATGCCTATGCTTCCCAAGAACTGAGCCAGGCGATCGCCCGCTTAGAAGACCAGGGAGCTGAAGGTTATATTCTCGATTTACGCAATAATCCAGGTGGATTATTAACCGCAGGCATTGAAATTGCTCGCCAATGGATCGATCGCGGTACGATTGTTTATGTGGTCAACCGTCAAGGAGTTTTAGAAAGCTTTGAAGCCACTGGATCGGCCATGACTGACGATCCCCTCGTGGTGTTGGTCAATCATGGAACCGCTAGTGCCAGTGAAATTCTAGCAGGGGCACTCCAAGATAACGATCGCGCTCAATTACTGGGCCAAACAACCTTTGGGAAGGGCTTAATTCAATCCTTATTTGATTTATCCGATGGTTCTGGGTTAGCGGTAACCATTGCCAAATATGAAACCCCCGATCATCATGATATTAATCAGTTAGGCATTGAGCCAGATCGGGTAGTTCCGGCTGAGACCATCTCCCGCAATCAAATCGCTACCGCTTCCGATCCCCAATATGAAGCTGCTCTAGAAGTGCTGGCCGAGCAAACCCAAAGTTAAACTCTCAATCCCAGTTGATCTTGCGTACATAATCTGAATCTGAAACGTTTGGGTGCTTGTCCATGGATAAACCAACCCTTTTAGACCTTTATCAAGGAGGACAACGAGATTTTCGCGGTCTAGATTTAGCGGGGATCGATCTCAGTTACACGGATTTAAGTGGCATTGATTTAAGTCAGTGTAATCTGGCCCGTGCCAATCTATTTCATGTTAATTTTTCCCATGCTAATCTTAGCCACTCTAACCTAACCC
This portion of the Roseofilum capinflatum BLCC-M114 genome encodes:
- the petD gene encoding cytochrome b6-f complex subunit IV, whose product is MSIQKPPALSDPKLREKLAQGMGHNYYGEPAWPNDLLYTFPVVIVGTLGCIVALAVLDPAFIGEPADPFATPLEILPEWYFYPVFQILRTVPNKLLGVLMMASIPLGLILVPFIENVNKFQNPFRRPVATAVFLFGTLVTLWLGIGAALPIDKSLTLGLF
- the petB gene encoding cytochrome b6 — translated: MFTKQVRESKTFQWFQERLEIQAISDDITSKYVPPHVNIFYCLGGITLVCFLIQFATGFAMTFYYKPTVAEAFSSIQYIMNEVSFGWLIRSIHRWSASMMVLMMILHIFRVYLTGGFKKPRELTWVTGVVLAVITVTFGVTGYSLPWDQVGYWAVKIVSGVPAAVPVVGDLVVELMRGGESVGQATLTRFYSLHIFVLPWSIAVFMLAHFLMIRKQGISGPL
- the ctpA gene encoding carboxyl-terminal processing protease CtpA, whose protein sequence is MVKRFFWVACFLVLYLAIALGGSISPAYALTQEQKLYNEVWRIVNRSYLDETFNHQNWWFVRQKALKKPLRSREETYAAIDEMLKSLGDPFTRFLPPQSYRSLQVTTSGELSGVGLQIALDPQTGLLTVIAPIAGSPAEMAGLQPRDRIIAIDGVLTRDLTIEEAANRMRGPTGTVVTLTIESDRGKQHTVEITRDHITLNPVIADLRTIDSKSGSTPIGYIRLTQFNAYASQELSQAIARLEDQGAEGYILDLRNNPGGLLTAGIEIARQWIDRGTIVYVVNRQGVLESFEATGSAMTDDPLVVLVNHGTASASEILAGALQDNDRAQLLGQTTFGKGLIQSLFDLSDGSGLAVTIAKYETPDHHDINQLGIEPDRVVPAETISRNQIATASDPQYEAALEVLAEQTQS